The genomic DNA tctctctctctgtctgtctgtctctctctctctctctctctctctctctgtgtgtgtgtgtgtgtgtgtgtgtgtgtgtgtgtgtctttgtctctgtctctgtctctctctctcggaACTGAGCTACTTTAGACATCCTTAACCCGGGGACAAGGTGGGAGTCGGTGAATTTGGATGAGGAAAAAAACCATCCAGATTTTCTCCAACCCCTAACTGAAATGGAGCATCTCCTTCAAGTATTTGAGAGCATGATGCAGGGAAGGGCTCCGTGCACCTCCTTCAGATCCTGGTCCAAAGAAGGtcgaggggaaagggggaaacgATACGCAAAGGTGAAGAACCCTGCCTCaagataatttctaaggtttCTCCTAACTCTGCGCCCTGCCCACCCTCACCCCTGACCGTCGCTCATTAATTAATTCCTGCTCATTCTTTTCCATTGATTTTATTGGCATCAAAAGGCTTTCACCGAGGTCAAAATAAtcttatttacaaaatatatattttcctgctatgaaatattaataaatacaaaatgaaaaaattaatataatttactGGGTCCGAATACcaaaaaaatcattccaaaagACGTCATAAAAGTCACGACCTGATTTCAAGAAAAGATATTGCCCGCCCCAGGTCCGGCGCCGGGGTCCGCATCTCTGCTCCCCCAATGGGGGACGGATTGCCCCTTCTAAGTCGGAAGGCTGAGCTCCGCCGAGTTCACGCCCCACCCCTGTTCCCCCATCGCCCGCGGCAGCTCCGGAAAGTGCTAGAGGAGAGGACTGAGTGTCTTCTCCCGCGAGTGAGTCAAAGGAGCTGGGGGTCGGGAGCCGTGGAGTGGGGGCTCCTACGAGGGCTCCAGGCCTCCCACGAGGGCGGGGAAGCTCCTAGTAGGAAAGAAAGCAGCCCCCAATGGAGGAGGGAAGCACTTAAGTGATATGAAAACCTGtcttcctgtgtgtgtgtgtgtgtgtgtgtgtgtgagagagagagagagagagagagacagagagagagagagacagagagacagagagacagagagacagagagagaacaaGAACATAGACAGAGACAACAAAGACAAAACCAGACATCTAGGCAGCTAGAGAGAAACCGAAACACAGGCAAAATGACTCCGCTAACAAAACAGACACAGGAAGAGACATCGAGAGGGACCGACCCAGAGACGAACTATAACAGCTACACTGAGAGAGAAGGAGATGGGGAGAGTCAGAGACAGGAGGCAGCAGACAGCGGGTCCGACAGACGCCCGTGAATTTGATTCCGGCACTAGCATTCTGGTCCTCTTTGTGGGAGATCGGCGTGACCTGTTGCCTCCACGGCGGCCACTTTTGGTCCAGGCGACTCCTGGCCTTAGGCTGAAGTCCATCAAACCTGGAAGAAGCTGGGGGCTGTGGAAGAAGAATCTGGCGTGGGGGAGCTGTCCAAAGGGCCAAGGGCGAGACCTGAGAGCCCCGGGCCTCTCCGCTCCCCTCTCTCTACACAAAGTCGGGAAAGGACAGGCCTTGGGCCCCCAGGCAGAGCGGGGAGCCGGAGGGGTGCAGCGGAGGCGGCTCCTCCACCGAGGCGGTGGGGCTCAGGCTGCCCGCCTGCGAGGCTGGAGAGTAGAGCGATGCCCACTCCCCAGCAGTGGAGGAGGCGCTGCCGGGGCTGCTAAGCTCCCCCGGGGGGAGCGGCGGGGGGGCCAGGCCCAGCCCCAGGCCCAAGCCCAGCCCCCGGAGGCCGTGCTCCCCCATGCGCAGCGTCTGGGTCAGCGCCCAGATGTAGTTGTGCGCAAAGCGCAGCGTCTCGATCTTGGTGAGCTTGGCGTCGTCGGGGAAGGTGGGCAGGACGCCGCGCAGCGCGTCCAGGGCCGAGTTGAGGTTGTGCATTCGGTTGCGCTCGCGGTCGTTGGCTTTCATGCGCCGGCTGCGCCGCTGTCTGCTCAGGGCCGCGTCGCTCTTGGGTCGGCTGCGCCCCCCGCGCCGCGCCCGGCCCTTCTTGGGAGCGCCCCGCGCCTCGCCTTCGGTGCAGGCTCGcgggggcccgggccgggggcTGCCCGGCGGGGGCGAGCCACAGGAGACGCAGAGGCCGGCGTCGGGGCCCGTGGCTGCCTCCGCAGCTCTCGGGAAGGACCGCTCACTGGTCACCGGGCAGGCGGGCTTGGGGGCCATCCTGTGGGGGCAGGGAGAGCAGGCTCAGCGGGAAGCCCACCCCTGCCCCCCGCCCCAGCTGGCAGCCCCCCCGGACCTCAGCCCCCTGGGAGTGGGGAAGGGTCTGGGGGCGAGTGGACACCCGACCTCCCCTCACCCAGGGACCTCAGGATGCTCCCAGAGAAAATGTACCTAGTTCGGAGGGGAAGAGGCAGAGCACAGCCTCCTCCCGGCCTCCCGCGGTCCCCAGGGGAGGTGCGGGCTCTGGCCTCCTGGGGCCTCCCTGCGCcccagggaggaggaggaggaggagcagaggAAGGCCCAGACACGCTGCAGGGAGACAGCCCAGCACACGACTCGTCGGCCAGGGGCGCAGGGCCCTTCCTTATAAGAGCTTGCCGCGGCAGGGACAGCGGGGGATTTCCGGAGCCACCAGACGGGTGCCCCCCTCGGAACGCTTTATCTTATCGGCCCGGGCCCGGAGCGTGCCGGCCCCAATGCTGGCCACCCCACGGGCCAATCAGAGCGCCGGGCCCTCGGGGCCCCGCCACGCgaaccctccctccctcccccctcccccgcaGGGCACAGCTGGATAGGGACAAAGGGCCCGGGGGGCGGGGTGGGAGGGGGCTCACTCAGTCTGCCCCGGAGTTCCCTGCTCTCCACCCGCTGCGGCCCACTCCCTTGGCTCCGTCCAAGACCCTCACTCATTTAGCGGACCAGAacttcctcacccccccccccccactcctgcCTCGCTTCtcaccagttctttctcttccCTGTACCCCACCTTGTCGCTCTCTTAACTCACAACCTGTGATGAGAGCCGTTTCATTTCCTGGGAAGCTG from Macrotis lagotis isolate mMagLag1 chromosome 4, bilby.v1.9.chrom.fasta, whole genome shotgun sequence includes the following:
- the NEUROG3 gene encoding neurogenin-3; this translates as MAPKPACPVTSERSFPRAAEAATGPDAGLCVSCGSPPPGSPRPGPPRACTEGEARGAPKKGRARRGGRSRPKSDAALSRQRRSRRMKANDRERNRMHNLNSALDALRGVLPTFPDDAKLTKIETLRFAHNYIWALTQTLRMGEHGLRGLGLGLGLGLAPPPLPPGELSSPGSASSTAGEWASLYSPASQAGSLSPTASVEEPPPLHPSGSPLCLGAQGLSFPDFV